The Mycobacterium seoulense genome has a window encoding:
- a CDS encoding PPE family protein, producing the protein MLDFAQLPPEINSALMYSGPGSGPLLAAAVAWDRLAAELHSAAASYGSVITGLTDGPWQGPAASSMLAAAAPQVAWLRGTAGRAEQAGAQAVAAAGGYEAAFAETVPPAVVAANRALLAQLMATNVLGQNTAAIAATESQYGEMWARDAAAMYGYAGTSAAASTLPPFEPAAPATNPAGVAGQAAAVAQAAGVGASDNAQVLDAVPQTLSSLAGLTSDPPANPALSLGGMIGLNPEGDGIVVGGPLGDLLEGLTGSQTLDASTPFDAFIRLISPIRLFTTSFKDMQGIAQGMMPAAKSAAEGTAKAAEAVLPAAIPGAGVGSIGAIGGAVGKAASIGGLSVPGAWASAAPTAPVTVALNGGTAAAAVEPATNAVGGVPMMPGAGTGRSAAAHFVAPRYGFKPTVIAQPPAGG; encoded by the coding sequence ATGCTGGATTTCGCGCAGTTGCCGCCTGAGATCAACTCCGCCCTGATGTACTCGGGGCCGGGATCGGGGCCCCTCCTGGCCGCTGCGGTGGCATGGGACCGGCTGGCTGCCGAGCTGCATTCCGCGGCGGCCTCCTATGGGTCGGTGATCACGGGCCTTACCGACGGACCGTGGCAGGGGCCGGCTGCGTCGTCAATGCTGGCTGCGGCCGCACCGCAAGTGGCGTGGCTACGCGGTACGGCCGGGCGGGCGGAACAGGCCGGCGCTCAAGCCGTGGCTGCAGCGGGGGGCTATGAGGCCGCGTTCGCCGAAACGGTGCCCCCGGCGGTGGTCGCGGCGAATAGGGCGTTGTTGGCGCAGTTGATGGCGACGAACGTTCTTGGCCAGAACACCGCGGCAATCGCGGCGACCGAGTCGCAATACGGCGAGATGTGGGCGCGAGACGCCGCCGCGATGTACGGATACGCCGGTACGTCGGCCGCGGCCTCGACGCTGCCACCCTTCGAACCGGCGGCACCCGCTACCAACCCGGCCGGGGTCGCCGGCCAGGCGGCTGCGGTGGCCCAAGCGGCCGGCGTCGGCGCAAGCGACAACGCACAGGTGCTCGACGCGGTGCCTCAGACGCTGTCGTCGCTGGCCGGGTTGACGAGCGATCCGCCGGCGAATCCCGCGCTTTCCCTTGGCGGGATGATCGGGCTGAACCCCGAGGGAGACGGGATAGTGGTGGGCGGTCCATTGGGTGACCTGTTGGAGGGTCTGACCGGGTCGCAGACCCTGGACGCCAGCACGCCCTTTGACGCGTTCATCCGATTGATCTCGCCGATACGGCTATTCACCACCTCGTTCAAAGACATGCAAGGCATCGCCCAGGGCATGATGCCCGCCGCGAAGTCCGCCGCCGAGGGCACCGCCAAAGCGGCCGAGGCGGTTCTGCCCGCCGCCATTCCGGGCGCGGGCGTGGGCTCGATCGGCGCGATCGGCGGCGCCGTCGGCAAGGCGGCATCGATCGGCGGGTTATCGGTGCCAGGGGCATGGGCGAGCGCGGCGCCGACGGCACCCGTCACCGTGGCGCTCAACGGCGGCACTGCCGCAGCGGCTGTCGAACCCGCCACGAACGCGGTGGGTGGAGTGCCGATGATGCCCGGCGCCGGGACCGGACGCAGTGCGGCAGCCCACTTTGTCGCGCCGCGATACGGTTTCAAGCCCACCGTCATCGCTCAGCCACCGGCGGGAGGCTGA
- a CDS encoding PE family protein, whose amino-acid sequence MSFMMARPEMMDVAAAELHGINAAVREGNSAVVVPTTGVAPAAADLVSILTAAQFSWHAQLFQEISAEAASVREQLATTLGISAGSYAATEAANAAAVG is encoded by the coding sequence ATGTCGTTCATGATGGCCCGACCGGAGATGATGGATGTGGCCGCCGCTGAGCTGCACGGCATCAACGCGGCCGTGCGGGAGGGAAATTCGGCCGTAGTGGTCCCGACAACCGGCGTGGCGCCCGCCGCCGCCGATCTGGTGTCGATATTGACTGCGGCCCAGTTCTCCTGGCACGCACAGCTCTTCCAGGAGATCAGTGCTGAGGCCGCGAGTGTTCGTGAGCAGCTGGCGACAACGCTCGGCATCAGCGCCGGTTCGTACGCCGCAACGGAGGCGGCCAACGCTGCCGCGGTCGGTTAG
- a CDS encoding SIMPL domain-containing protein encodes MPAATNAPRFSRKLIALAAAGLAAATLSACDSPPSAPAPGVNPRQVTVFGSGQVQGVPDTLTADVGIEFTAPDVTAAMNQTNDRQQAVINALAGAGVDRKDISTTEVTLQPQFSNPEPNGTATITGYRATNAIAVKIHPPDAASRMLALIVGTGGDATRIKSVSYSIADDAQLVKDARARAFNDAKNRAEQYAQLSGLRLGRVLSISEATEPTAGGPPAPPRAMPSAVPLEPGQQTVSFSVTAVWELD; translated from the coding sequence ATGCCGGCCGCAACGAACGCCCCGAGATTTTCCCGCAAGTTGATCGCCTTGGCCGCCGCCGGGCTGGCAGCGGCCACGCTGTCGGCATGCGATTCCCCGCCGTCGGCGCCCGCCCCCGGGGTCAACCCCCGTCAGGTCACCGTCTTCGGGTCCGGGCAAGTCCAGGGCGTCCCGGACACGTTGACCGCCGACGTCGGCATCGAATTCACGGCGCCCGACGTGACCGCCGCGATGAACCAGACCAACGACCGTCAGCAAGCGGTCATCAACGCGCTGGCCGGCGCCGGCGTCGACCGCAAGGACATCAGCACCACCGAGGTCACGCTGCAGCCGCAGTTCAGCAACCCCGAGCCCAACGGCACCGCGACCATCACCGGTTACCGCGCCACCAACGCCATCGCGGTCAAGATCCACCCGCCCGACGCCGCGTCGCGGATGCTGGCCCTCATCGTGGGCACCGGCGGCGATGCCACCCGGATCAAGTCGGTCAGCTACTCCATCGCCGATGACGCGCAGCTGGTGAAGGATGCGCGCGCGCGAGCGTTCAACGACGCCAAGAACCGCGCCGAACAGTATGCCCAGCTGTCCGGGCTCCGGTTGGGCAGGGTGCTGTCCATTTCGGAGGCCACCGAGCCGACGGCGGGCGGGCCGCCGGCGCCACCGAGGGCCATGCCGAGCGCGGTCCCGCTGGAACCGGGCCAGCAGACAGTGAGCTTTTCGGTGACCGCCGTGTGGGAGCTGGACTAG
- the hpt gene encoding hypoxanthine phosphoribosyltransferase, whose protein sequence is MGVAQISSAITPPQPVELYPGDIKSVLLTAEQIQARIAELGEEIGGQYRDVVTETGQDLLLITVLKGAVIFVTDLARAIPVPTQFEFMAVSSYGSSTSSSGVVRILKDLDRDIQGRDVLIVEDVVDSGLTLSWLLRNLTSRHPRSLRVCTLLRKPDAKGANVDIAYVGFDIPNDFVVGYGLDYDERYRDLSYIGTLDPRVYQQ, encoded by the coding sequence GTGGGCGTGGCCCAGATCTCCTCGGCGATCACCCCCCCGCAGCCCGTGGAGCTGTACCCGGGGGACATCAAGTCGGTTCTGCTGACCGCCGAGCAGATCCAGGCGCGAATCGCCGAACTCGGCGAGGAGATCGGTGGGCAATACCGCGACGTCGTGACCGAGACCGGTCAGGATCTGCTGCTGATCACCGTGCTCAAGGGCGCTGTGATCTTTGTCACCGACCTGGCGCGGGCGATCCCGGTGCCCACCCAGTTCGAGTTCATGGCCGTGAGCTCCTATGGATCCTCGACCTCGTCGTCGGGCGTGGTGCGGATTCTGAAGGACTTGGACCGCGACATCCAGGGCCGCGACGTGCTGATCGTCGAGGACGTCGTGGACTCGGGGCTGACGCTGTCGTGGCTGCTGCGCAACCTCACCAGCCGCCATCCGCGCTCGCTGCGGGTGTGCACGCTGCTGCGCAAGCCGGACGCGAAGGGCGCCAACGTCGACATCGCCTACGTGGGCTTCGACATCCCGAACGACTTCGTCGTGGGCTACGGCCTGGACTACGACGAGCGCTACCGCGACCTGTCGTACATCGGCACCCTGGACCCCAGGGTCTACCAGCAGTAG
- the tilS gene encoding tRNA lysidine(34) synthetase TilS, giving the protein MDRQGAVGQLRAAVEEFIKAHVATAEQWCVALSGGPDSLALTAVAAQLRPTTAVIVDHGLQPDSAAVAEGARAQAVSLGCVAAQVVRVHVGNQGGPEAAARAARYAALSAYHAGPVLLGHTLDDQAETVLLGLGRGSGVRSIAGMRPYDSPWGRPLLGVRRAVTHAACGELGLTAWQDPHNTDRRFTRTRLRLDVLPLLEDVLGGGVAEALARTATALREDTELIDALAAQALPEAKAGAGLQTQALAGMPAPVRRRVIRGWLLAGGATGLTDKQIRGVDALVTAWRGQGGVAVGSALRDERLIAGRRDGVLSLWREPVEKPDR; this is encoded by the coding sequence ATGGATCGACAGGGTGCTGTAGGGCAGCTGCGCGCGGCTGTCGAGGAATTCATCAAGGCGCATGTCGCCACGGCCGAGCAGTGGTGCGTGGCACTGTCGGGCGGCCCGGATTCCCTGGCGCTGACCGCGGTGGCTGCCCAGCTGCGGCCCACCACCGCGGTGATCGTCGACCACGGCCTGCAACCCGACTCCGCCGCCGTCGCGGAAGGCGCGCGGGCGCAAGCCGTCAGCTTGGGATGTGTTGCGGCGCAAGTGGTTCGAGTGCACGTGGGCAACCAGGGCGGACCCGAGGCCGCCGCCCGCGCCGCCCGCTACGCCGCCTTGAGCGCATACCACGCCGGCCCGGTGCTGCTGGGCCACACGCTCGACGACCAGGCGGAGACGGTGCTGCTCGGGCTGGGCCGCGGGTCGGGCGTGCGGTCGATCGCCGGGATGCGGCCGTACGACTCGCCGTGGGGCCGGCCGTTGTTGGGGGTGCGGCGCGCCGTGACCCATGCCGCGTGCGGCGAGCTGGGCCTGACCGCCTGGCAGGATCCACACAACACCGACCGCCGCTTCACCCGGACCCGGCTGCGCCTCGACGTGCTGCCGCTGCTGGAGGACGTGCTGGGCGGCGGCGTGGCCGAGGCGCTGGCCCGCACGGCGACGGCGCTGCGCGAGGACACCGAGCTCATCGACGCGCTCGCCGCCCAGGCGCTGCCCGAGGCGAAGGCGGGTGCGGGGCTGCAGACGCAGGCCCTGGCCGGGATGCCCGCCCCGGTGCGGCGCCGGGTGATCCGCGGCTGGCTCCTGGCGGGTGGCGCAACCGGCCTGACCGACAAGCAGATTCGCGGCGTCGACGCGCTTGTCACGGCCTGGCGCGGGCAGGGCGGGGTGGCGGTCGGTTCGGCCCTGCGCGACGAGCGGCTGATCGCTGGGCGGCGCGACGGCGTGCTCTCCCTGTGGCGTGAACCGGTTGAAAAGCCCGACCGATAG
- a CDS encoding zinc-dependent metalloprotease translates to MSASSELTLGTAVDWGFAATVGRRLARPGPPSSEYTRRQVIDELTRSAAKAEPPVREVTGLVTDGVVPAARIVDRPEWIAAAAESMRVMMNGAEKPRGFFTGRVTGAQTGAVLAFVSSGILGQYDPFAAAKEGCLLLVYPNVIAVERQLRVAPSDFRLWVCLHEVTHRVQFTANPWLSEHMSQALSVLTRDAGEDVAQVASRLADYVRNRGNWAADGGSSGIVGLVRAVQSEPQRQALDRLLVLGTLLEGHADHVMDAVGPMVVPSVTTIRRRFDERRNRKQPPLQRLVRALLGLDAKLSQYTRGKAFVDHVVGRVGMERFNAIWTGPETLPVPAEIEEPQRWIDRVL, encoded by the coding sequence ATGAGCGCGTCCTCGGAGCTGACACTCGGTACCGCCGTCGACTGGGGCTTCGCCGCCACCGTCGGCCGGCGGTTGGCCCGGCCGGGGCCGCCGTCGAGCGAGTACACCCGGCGCCAGGTGATCGACGAGCTCACCAGGTCGGCCGCCAAGGCCGAACCGCCCGTTCGTGAGGTCACCGGGCTGGTGACCGACGGCGTCGTTCCCGCCGCCCGGATCGTCGACCGCCCGGAGTGGATCGCCGCGGCGGCGGAGTCGATGCGGGTGATGATGAACGGGGCCGAGAAGCCGCGGGGCTTCTTCACCGGCCGCGTCACCGGGGCGCAGACCGGGGCGGTGCTGGCGTTCGTTTCGTCGGGAATCCTCGGTCAGTACGACCCGTTCGCGGCCGCCAAAGAGGGCTGTCTGCTGCTGGTGTATCCGAACGTCATCGCCGTCGAGCGGCAACTGCGCGTCGCGCCCTCGGACTTCCGGTTGTGGGTCTGCCTGCACGAGGTGACCCATCGGGTGCAGTTCACCGCCAACCCGTGGCTGTCCGAGCACATGTCCCAGGCCCTGTCCGTGTTGACGCGGGACGCAGGAGAGGACGTGGCGCAGGTGGCGAGCCGGCTCGCCGATTACGTCCGCAACCGCGGCAACTGGGCGGCCGATGGCGGCTCGTCGGGAATCGTCGGCCTGGTGCGCGCGGTGCAGTCAGAGCCCCAGCGGCAGGCGCTCGATCGGCTGCTGGTGCTCGGCACGCTGCTGGAGGGCCACGCCGACCACGTGATGGATGCGGTCGGGCCCATGGTGGTGCCGTCGGTGACCACCATCCGCCGCCGATTCGACGAGCGCCGCAACCGCAAGCAACCGCCCCTGCAGCGGCTGGTGCGCGCCCTGCTGGGCCTTGACGCCAAGCTCAGCCAGTACACGCGGGGCAAGGCGTTCGTCGACCACGTGGTGGGGCGGGTCGGCATGGAGCGGTTCAACGCCATCTGGACCGGGCCCGAGACGTTGCCCGTTCCCGCCGAGATCGAGGAACCCCAGCGATGGATCGACAGGGTGCTGTAG
- the dacB gene encoding D-alanyl-D-alanine carboxypeptidase/D-alanyl-D-alanine endopeptidase, which produces MGFTRWQKSTHVFVGLAVLAFVAAVVAAATFFTSAGHGGINSHAPIPPPHAPTVKPGMVPVSDTAETPSPAGVTAALAAIAADPNLGRLGGRVTDAITGKELWQVADDMPLVPASTNKVLTAAAALLTLDRQARISTRVVAGSQDAQGPVVLVGAGDPALSAAPPGVDTWYRGSARLSDLVEQIRRSGVTPTAVQVDTSAFSGPTMAQGWDVADVDNGDIAPIESVMIDAGRIQPSTVNSRRSRTPALDAGRELAKALGLDPAAVTIATAPSGARQLAVVQSAPLVQRLSEMMDHSDNVMAECIAREVAAAINRPRSFAGAADAVTNRLSTAHVDTGGVALMDSSGLSVDDRLTAKTLDGVLQAAAGPDQPALRALLDLLPIAAGSGTLGDRFTDAASNQGPAGWLRAKTGSLTAVNALAGVLTDRSGRVLTFAFISNAAGPNGRNVMDALATKLWSCGCS; this is translated from the coding sequence ATGGGTTTCACTCGCTGGCAAAAATCCACCCATGTGTTCGTCGGGTTGGCTGTGCTGGCGTTTGTCGCCGCCGTGGTGGCGGCGGCGACGTTTTTCACCTCCGCGGGGCATGGCGGCATCAATTCGCACGCGCCCATACCGCCTCCGCACGCGCCGACGGTCAAGCCGGGAATGGTCCCGGTCAGCGACACGGCCGAGACGCCCAGCCCCGCCGGGGTGACAGCGGCGCTGGCGGCCATCGCGGCCGATCCGAACCTGGGCAGGCTCGGTGGTCGGGTCACCGATGCCATCACCGGCAAAGAGCTCTGGCAGGTCGCGGACGACATGCCGCTCGTTCCGGCGTCGACCAACAAGGTGCTGACGGCGGCCGCGGCCCTGCTGACCCTGGACCGGCAGGCCCGGATCAGCACGCGGGTGGTGGCCGGCAGCCAGGACGCGCAGGGGCCCGTCGTGCTGGTCGGTGCGGGCGACCCCGCGCTGTCGGCGGCGCCGCCCGGCGTGGACACCTGGTACCGCGGGTCGGCCCGGCTCAGCGACCTCGTCGAGCAGATCCGCCGCAGCGGCGTGACGCCGACCGCGGTGCAGGTGGACACCTCGGCGTTCAGCGGGCCGACGATGGCGCAGGGCTGGGACGTCGCCGACGTCGACAACGGCGACATCGCGCCGATCGAGTCGGTGATGATCGACGCCGGGCGCATCCAGCCGAGCACCGTCAATTCCCGGCGGTCCCGGACGCCGGCGCTCGACGCCGGGCGGGAATTGGCCAAGGCGCTGGGCCTGGACCCAGCGGCGGTGACGATCGCGACGGCTCCGTCGGGGGCGCGGCAGCTGGCCGTCGTGCAGTCCGCGCCCTTGGTCCAGCGGCTGTCCGAGATGATGGACCACTCCGACAACGTGATGGCCGAATGCATCGCCCGCGAGGTGGCGGCCGCGATCAACCGGCCGCGCAGCTTCGCCGGCGCGGCCGACGCGGTGACCAACCGGTTGAGCACCGCGCACGTCGACACCGGCGGCGTCGCGCTGATGGACTCCAGTGGGCTGTCGGTCGATGACCGGTTGACCGCCAAGACGCTCGACGGCGTGCTGCAGGCCGCCGCGGGACCCGACCAGCCGGCGTTGCGCGCGCTGCTGGACCTGCTGCCGATCGCCGCCGGCAGCGGGACGCTGGGCGACCGGTTCACCGACGCGGCGTCCAATCAAGGGCCGGCCGGCTGGCTGCGCGCGAAGACCGGCTCGCTGACCGCCGTCAACGCCCTGGCCGGGGTGCTCACCGACCGCAGCGGACGGGTGCTCACGTTCGCCTTCATCTCCAACGCCGCCGGACCCAACGGCCGCAACGTGATGGACGCCCTGGCCACCAAGCTGTGGTCGTGCGGGTGCTCATGA
- a CDS encoding inorganic diphosphatase encodes MQFDVTIEIPKGQRNKYEVDHETGRVRLDRYLYTTMAYPADYGFIEDTLGDDGDPLDAMVLLPESVFPGVIVEARPVGMFRMVDEAGGDDKVLCVPAGDHRWDHIQDIGDVPEHELDVIKHFFSQYKALEPGKFVKAADWADRAAAEAEVQRSVERFKAGGH; translated from the coding sequence GTGCAATTCGACGTGACCATCGAGATTCCGAAGGGCCAGCGCAACAAGTACGAGGTCGATCACGAGACGGGCCGCGTCCGTCTGGACCGCTACCTGTACACCACGATGGCCTATCCCGCCGACTACGGCTTCATCGAGGACACCCTCGGTGATGACGGCGACCCGCTGGACGCGATGGTGCTGCTGCCGGAGTCGGTTTTTCCCGGCGTCATCGTCGAGGCGCGCCCGGTGGGCATGTTCCGGATGGTCGACGAGGCCGGCGGCGACGACAAGGTGCTGTGCGTGCCGGCCGGCGACCACCGCTGGGACCACATCCAGGACATCGGCGATGTGCCGGAGCACGAACTGGATGTGATCAAGCACTTCTTCTCGCAGTACAAGGCGCTGGAGCCGGGCAAGTTCGTCAAGGCGGCCGACTGGGCCGACCGTGCCGCAGCCGAAGCGGAGGTGCAACGCTCGGTGGAACGCTTCAAGGCGGGCGGGCACTGA
- a CDS encoding DUF475 domain-containing protein, which yields MAALRIFGISLLVTVAALAVGYAHGGLRDLFLLLVLATLEVSLSFDNAIINAAILKQMSPFWRQMFLTVGILIAVFGMRLLFPLLIVWATAGLDPVRAMELATHPPPHGALEFPDGSPSYEKLIGAAHPQIAAFGGTFLLMLFLDFVFHDRDIKWLKWIEIPFARIGRLGQVPVAVTAAALILVGTGLTHSGDERATVLTAGLAGLVTYLLVNGLSRAFRPPDIEAASAGTAVGKAGLTLFLYLEVLDAAFSFDGVTGAFAITSDPVVIALGLGLVGSMFVRSITIFLVKQDALDRYVYLEHGAHWAIGVLAVIMLLSIEPRFEVPDPVTASVGVVFIGAALGWSVLRNRRQAKAAAVAG from the coding sequence TTGGCCGCCTTGCGCATCTTCGGGATCTCGCTGTTGGTCACCGTGGCGGCCCTCGCGGTCGGATATGCCCACGGCGGCCTGCGGGACCTCTTCTTACTGCTGGTGCTGGCCACCCTCGAGGTGTCGCTGTCGTTCGACAACGCCATCATCAACGCCGCGATCCTCAAGCAGATGAGCCCGTTCTGGCGGCAGATGTTTCTGACCGTCGGGATCCTCATCGCCGTGTTCGGCATGCGGCTGCTCTTCCCGCTGCTGATCGTTTGGGCCACGGCCGGCCTCGACCCCGTTCGCGCGATGGAGCTGGCGACGCATCCGCCGCCGCACGGCGCGCTGGAATTCCCCGACGGCTCGCCCAGCTATGAAAAGCTGATCGGCGCCGCGCATCCGCAGATCGCGGCGTTCGGCGGCACCTTCCTGTTGATGCTGTTTCTGGACTTCGTTTTCCACGACCGAGACATCAAGTGGCTCAAGTGGATCGAGATCCCGTTCGCCCGCATCGGGCGGCTGGGCCAGGTGCCGGTGGCGGTGACCGCGGCCGCGCTGATCCTGGTCGGCACAGGGTTGACGCACTCCGGCGACGAGCGCGCGACCGTGCTCACCGCCGGGTTGGCGGGCCTGGTGACGTACCTGTTGGTCAACGGGTTGAGCCGGGCGTTTCGGCCGCCGGACATCGAGGCGGCGTCGGCGGGCACGGCGGTCGGCAAGGCCGGCCTGACCCTGTTTCTCTACCTCGAGGTCCTCGACGCGGCGTTCTCGTTCGACGGGGTCACCGGCGCCTTCGCGATCACCTCGGACCCGGTCGTCATCGCGCTGGGGCTCGGTCTGGTGGGCTCGATGTTCGTCCGGTCCATCACGATCTTCCTGGTGAAGCAGGACGCGCTGGACCGGTACGTGTACCTCGAGCACGGCGCGCATTGGGCCATCGGGGTGCTGGCGGTGATCATGCTGCTGTCGATCGAACCGCGGTTCGAGGTGCCCGACCCGGTCACCGCCTCGGTGGGTGTGGTGTTCATCGGGGCGGCGCTGGGCTGGAGCGTGCTGCGCAATCGGCGCCAGGCCAAGGCCGCCGCGGTGGCCGGTTAG
- a CDS encoding glycosyltransferase family 2 protein, translating to MDTASKYPGAWVVIPAFNEAAVIGEVVADVRSVFDNVVCVDDGSTDGTGEIARSAGAHLVRHPINLGQGAAIQTGVEYARKQPGAQVFATFDGDGQHRVKDLAAMVDRLCAEGVDVVIGTRFGAHRGTRPPFVKRLVLQTAARLSRRGRRLGLTDTNNGLRVFNKKVADGLDITMSGMSHANEFIMLIAENHWRVVEQPIEVLYTDYSKSKGQPLLNGVNIIFDGFLRGRIPR from the coding sequence ATGGACACTGCATCCAAATACCCGGGCGCGTGGGTCGTCATCCCCGCCTTCAACGAAGCCGCCGTCATCGGCGAGGTGGTCGCCGATGTGCGCTCGGTCTTCGACAATGTCGTCTGCGTGGATGACGGCAGCACCGACGGCACGGGCGAGATCGCCAGGAGCGCCGGTGCCCACCTGGTGCGCCACCCGATCAACCTGGGGCAGGGGGCGGCCATCCAGACCGGCGTCGAGTACGCCCGCAAACAGCCTGGGGCGCAGGTGTTCGCCACGTTCGACGGCGACGGGCAGCATCGGGTCAAGGACCTGGCGGCGATGGTCGACCGGCTCTGCGCCGAGGGCGTCGACGTCGTCATCGGGACCCGGTTCGGCGCGCACCGGGGCACCCGGCCGCCGTTCGTGAAGCGGCTGGTGCTGCAGACCGCCGCGCGGCTGAGCCGGCGCGGTCGCCGACTTGGCTTGACCGACACCAACAATGGGCTGCGGGTGTTCAACAAGAAGGTCGCCGACGGGCTGGACATCACCATGAGCGGCATGAGCCACGCCAACGAGTTCATCATGCTGATCGCCGAAAACCATTGGCGCGTCGTCGAACAACCGATCGAGGTGCTCTACACCGATTACTCGAAGTCGAAGGGTCAGCCGCTGCTCAACGGCGTCAACATCATCTTCGACGGTTTCCTGCGAGGGAGGATTCCGAGATGA
- a CDS encoding DUF2304 domain-containing protein, with amino-acid sequence MNWIQVLLIGSIVALLVYLLRSRRNSRSKAWVKVGYVVFVLAGVYAVLRPDDTTVVANWFGVRRGTDLMLYALVMAFCFTTLSTYMRFKDLELRYARLARAVALEGAQEPAERS; translated from the coding sequence ATGAACTGGATCCAGGTGCTGCTGATCGGCTCGATCGTCGCGCTGCTGGTCTACCTGCTGCGGTCCCGCAGGAACTCACGGTCCAAGGCGTGGGTCAAGGTCGGCTACGTCGTCTTCGTGCTGGCCGGTGTCTACGCGGTGCTGCGGCCCGACGACACCACGGTGGTGGCCAACTGGTTCGGGGTGCGCCGCGGCACCGACCTGATGCTCTACGCGCTGGTCATGGCGTTCTGCTTCACCACGCTGAGCACCTACATGCGGTTCAAGGACCTGGAGCTGCGCTACGCGCGCCTCGCCCGGGCGGTAGCCCTCGAGGGTGCCCAGGAGCCCGCCGAGCGGAGCTAG
- a CDS encoding NAD-dependent epimerase/dehydratase family protein, which produces MRVLVTGAAGFIGSTLVDRLLADGHAVAGLDNFATGRATNIEHLAGNPAFVFVEADIVTADLRAILDEHRPEVVFHLAAQIDVRHSVADPQFDASVNVVGTVRLAEAARLAGVRKVVHTSSGGSIYGTPTQYPTPETVPTDPASPYAAGKVAGEIYLNTFRHLYGMDCSHIAPANVYGPRQDPHGEAGVVAIFAQALLSGKPTKVFGDGGKTRDYVFVDDVVDAFVKAAGEAGGGQRFNVGTGIETSDRQLHSAVAAAVGGPDDPEFHPDRLGDLRRSCLDIGLAERVLGWRPRVRLDDGVRRTVEYFRNAQTV; this is translated from the coding sequence GTGCGCGTACTGGTCACCGGGGCAGCCGGATTCATCGGGTCGACGCTAGTCGACCGTCTGCTGGCCGACGGCCACGCGGTGGCGGGGCTCGACAACTTCGCCACCGGCCGCGCGACCAACATCGAACACCTGGCCGGCAATCCGGCGTTCGTGTTCGTCGAGGCGGACATCGTCACCGCCGACCTGCGGGCCATCCTCGACGAGCACCGGCCCGAGGTGGTGTTCCACCTGGCGGCCCAGATCGACGTGCGGCACTCGGTGGCCGACCCGCAGTTCGACGCCTCGGTCAACGTCGTCGGCACGGTGCGTCTCGCCGAGGCGGCGCGGCTGGCCGGGGTGCGCAAGGTCGTGCACACCTCGTCGGGCGGGTCCATTTACGGCACCCCGACGCAATACCCGACACCGGAGACCGTGCCCACCGACCCGGCCTCGCCGTACGCCGCCGGAAAGGTGGCCGGCGAGATCTACCTGAACACCTTCCGCCACCTCTACGGCATGGACTGCTCGCACATCGCCCCGGCCAACGTCTACGGTCCCCGCCAGGACCCGCACGGCGAGGCCGGCGTGGTGGCGATCTTCGCCCAGGCGCTGCTGTCGGGCAAGCCCACCAAGGTGTTTGGCGACGGCGGCAAGACCCGTGACTACGTGTTCGTCGACGACGTGGTGGACGCCTTCGTCAAGGCCGCCGGGGAGGCCGGTGGCGGGCAGCGCTTCAACGTCGGCACCGGCATCGAAACCTCGGACCGGCAACTGCATTCGGCGGTGGCGGCGGCCGTCGGGGGCCCCGACGACCCGGAGTTTCATCCGGATCGCCTGGGCGACCTGAGGCGGTCCTGCCTCGACATCGGTTTGGCCGAACGGGTTTTGGGATGGCGGCCGCGGGTCCGGCTCGACGACGGTGTGCGCCGCACGGTCGAGTACTTCCGCAACGCCCAGACCGTCTAG